The Desulfonatronum thiodismutans nucleotide sequence CTGACATTCAATCACACGCCCCACTCTCAGTCCTTATTCGCCCGGCCGAATTGACCCGGATGCACCTCGATCGTCCTTTGCTAGTAACATTAAAGCCATGTCCTGCATCATCGCCTTCCTCATAACCGATTTCATCGGCAACTTCTTTAACGAGACGGCCATCAGGTCGAAAAGCGATTATTGCATTGTCTTCATCAAAATATCCGAATCCACCAAATGACTCAGGCTCTTTCAAGCCTTCCCGCACTCTAATAGGAATATCATTATTGTCTTCGTCAGTGAAATAAACCAGCCACCCCTGGCCCCAATCCCCACCTGTCGCACAGCTTGTTCCATTGGAACTTCTGCAGACATATACATCGACACCCCGCTTCATCGCCTCGCTCCTCGCCAGATTCAGCGCCGAAACAAACTCGTTGGCCACGGTACTGGTCCGCGTATTACCGATGAACACGTTGAACGCCGGAATGGCGATGGCCGTGAGGATGGCGGCGATGGCCACCACGATCAGGACTTCGATGATGGAGAAGCCATTGTTTTTTGGTGACATTATTATCCTATCTAAAACCGAATGGGTCACTGACAGGTGGTCTTTTCCGTCCTGACCCTCCCGGCCCGGGCCAGGACAAATTTCACCCCGCGTTCCTGACGGCAGAGGGTCAGGGTGCCGGCCTGGAACGCGCCGCTGACGTACTGGGTCGAACCGTTGCCGACGTATGACACATAGTTGCGTACGGGCATGTTCCCGGTCAAGATCGTCTCGCCGCGCAGCGGGCCGCGAACTCTGAGGATGTCTTTGGCTTCATCCACTTGAGCCAGATTGCCCGCATCCACGAACACGATCCATCCCTGCTCCCAGCCTCCCTGGGTAACACACTGCAAACCGTCCGCACTTTTGCAGATCGTGACCCGCTGATTGCGCTTGATGGCTTCGCTGCGGGCATAGCTCAGGGTGGACAAAAACTCGTGGGCCGTGGTGGACATCCCGGCACTGCGATACATCCCCGCCAGATAGGGCGCACTGACCGCCATCAAAACCAAGGCGATAAGAATGGCGACCAGAACCTCAATAAAGGTCAGGCCGGAAGAATTTCGAGGCGAAGAGCGAATGGGCACAGCCGGTTCAAAGAGATAAAATGCTGGAGAAGGGTTGCCCGGTGGACAGGAGCATCGAAACAAGCGGAGAAGTGAAAAGAAAAGAGCATTGCCGGTCCGGCGGAAGGGAACGAGAGCAGGGAGAAAGCAGGAGGAAAAACCCCTCTTCGGTCCGGCGGCCCCGCTACCCTGTTTCAAAACGAAATGTAGGCCGGTGGCTTTGCGTCGCACCCTTTCGGTGTGCTTTGCCCTTGTCAGACACTTTGGGATTCACTATATTTTGCTCTCAAATATATGTCCAGTAGTTTTTCCGAACCAAGGTAATCCATTCTAAACTTTCTTGGAGACTTTTTCAGAAGGCGCACACAAACCCGTGCCGGAACAAAAGGAGATGTCCGTCCCATGTCGACCGCGATTCTCAGCCACCCCGTCCGACTAAATGTCTCGATTTCTAGAGAGATGAAAGACCGTTTGTCGATGATATCCGAGACGCGACAGAAAAAGATTTCCGCTCTTGTCAGAGAATCCATCGATGAAAAAATCAATAAGATCGAAGAAGAGTTGATTGCTGACCAAATGAAGGCCGCTTACCAAGCTTTAGCGGAGGAAAATCTACGTACCAGCGATGACTTTAAATTCGTGGATGCTGAAAATCTCCGATAATCCACCAGAATCCGATCATGACCTTACAACGTGGCGACATATATTACGCCAAACTCGATCCCGTTATCGGGAGGGAAACCGGGAAGACGCGGCCGGTGCTCATCGTCCAAAATGATATCGGCAATACCTTCTCGCCCACGACAATCATCGCTGTAATCACTGAGTATTCAGAGAAAAAAGCATCATACCCCATCTGTGTGCCCATCCCTCAAGGAGGCGGCCTGCGAAAGCAGTCTATTGTCAATTTGTCGCAAATCAGAACCATAGACAAAAGTCGACTCGTCTTACCCAGACTGACGCACCTTTCTCAGGAACTTATGTCCGACGTTGAAAGAGCTCTCCGATTAAGTTTGGCATTGTAACAAAAAGGGGCCAAATGGCCCCTTTTTTATTTGCGTTGACGGACCGGACGTACAAATTACTCCTCCCCCAGCTCCCGGCTCCGCTGCTCCGCCTCGTGCACGGCGTCAATAATCGAGCCGCGGACCGCCGTTCTGTCCAGGTGATTCAGCGCGGCAATGGTCGTACCCGCGGGGGAGGTGACCATATGCTGCAGGGTGCTCAGGCTGAAGCCGGTTTCCTGGGCCAACTTGACCGAGCCTTCCAGCAACCCGGCGACCATCTGCTCGGCCTGGGGCCGCCCCAGACCCGCTGAGACCCCGGCCTGGACCAGGGCGTCCATAAAATGGAACACATAGGCCGGTCCCGAGCCCACCAGGGCGGTGAAAGCGTGGAAATACCGCTCCGGCAGAATGTGGACCTGACCCAGCAGACCCAGGAGTTCCATGATCGTTGCTTGCCCAGCCTCGGTCAGCTTCGGGTCTTCGAAGCAGACCGCGCTGACCCCGGAGCGGACCATGGCCGGAGTGTTGGGCATGACCCGGACCACGGCGCAGCGCTCTTCCGACCAGGCCCGCAGCTGCTCCATCCCGATGCCTGCGGCTATGGATATCAGACAGATCTCCGGTCGCAGGGCCGGAAAGGCCTCGGCCAGAACCTTGGACATGATTTGCGGCTTGACCGCCAGAAAAACAAAGTCCGCGTCGCGAAGCACGTCTTCAATGCTCCGCGCCGCGACAAAGCCCGACACTCCAGCCAGGTTTTGGGCCTTGCTCCGGTCCGGATCATACCCGTGAATGGACGTGTCCGGGC carries:
- a CDS encoding GspH/FimT family pseudopilin; amino-acid sequence: MSPKNNGFSIIEVLIVVAIAAILTAIAIPAFNVFIGNTRTSTVANEFVSALNLARSEAMKRGVDVYVCRSSNGTSCATGGDWGQGWLVYFTDEDNNDIPIRVREGLKEPESFGGFGYFDEDNAIIAFRPDGRLVKEVADEIGYEEGDDAGHGFNVTSKGRSRCIRVNSAGRIRTESGACD
- a CDS encoding GspH/FimT family pseudopilin — translated: MPIRSSPRNSSGLTFIEVLVAILIALVLMAVSAPYLAGMYRSAGMSTTAHEFLSTLSYARSEAIKRNQRVTICKSADGLQCVTQGGWEQGWIVFVDAGNLAQVDEAKDILRVRGPLRGETILTGNMPVRNYVSYVGNGSTQYVSGAFQAGTLTLCRQERGVKFVLARAGRVRTEKTTCQ
- a CDS encoding type II toxin-antitoxin system PemK/MazF family toxin, which produces MTLQRGDIYYAKLDPVIGRETGKTRPVLIVQNDIGNTFSPTTIIAVITEYSEKKASYPICVPIPQGGGLRKQSIVNLSQIRTIDKSRLVLPRLTHLSQELMSDVERALRLSLAL
- the proC gene encoding pyrroline-5-carboxylate reductase; protein product: MSALRIGCIGLGNMGAALIKAVSTRPDTSIHGYDPDRSKAQNLAGVSGFVAARSIEDVLRDADFVFLAVKPQIMSKVLAEAFPALRPEICLISIAAGIGMEQLRAWSEERCAVVRVMPNTPAMVRSGVSAVCFEDPKLTEAGQATIMELLGLLGQVHILPERYFHAFTALVGSGPAYVFHFMDALVQAGVSAGLGRPQAEQMVAGLLEGSVKLAQETGFSLSTLQHMVTSPAGTTIAALNHLDRTAVRGSIIDAVHEAEQRSRELGEE